A genomic window from Cupriavidus basilensis includes:
- a CDS encoding D-amino acid dehydrogenase: protein MHVIVIGAGVIGVCSAWYLREAGFDVTVVERRAAPAQESSFGNAGVIAPGYVTPWAAPGMPGKVLRNLFASTSPVLFRPSADPAMWRWIARWLGECTLERYRLNKLRMQRLAFYSRQCLHALRGQLQIDYEQSQGYLQLFRTQRDRDLAEPALALLREHKVAHRLVDADGCRRIEPGLTTDTPLAGGLHLPEDESGNCPMFVRRLRVLAEAAGVRFVMDSDASALRPLPGGKLSLDLRSTAAGDARSARGVRETLTADRVLVSAGIASAALLRPLGLRIPLYPVKGYSATVHVSDELQAPLGALMDESYKVAITRMGNRLRIAGTAELGSRKLDLRPAAINTLLKVARDWFPVAGHYGTATLWAGARPMLPDGPPLIGATAVPGLYLNLGHGSTGWAMACGSGRIAADLIAGNRPGIDLDGLTPDRYGLGPR, encoded by the coding sequence ATGCATGTGATCGTCATCGGCGCCGGTGTCATCGGCGTGTGCTCCGCGTGGTACCTGCGCGAGGCTGGCTTCGACGTAACCGTGGTCGAGCGGCGCGCGGCGCCGGCGCAGGAGTCGAGCTTCGGCAACGCTGGCGTGATCGCGCCGGGCTATGTCACACCCTGGGCGGCGCCGGGCATGCCGGGCAAGGTGCTGCGCAACCTCTTCGCCAGCACCTCGCCCGTGCTGTTCCGGCCCAGCGCCGATCCGGCCATGTGGCGCTGGATCGCGCGCTGGCTGGGCGAATGCACGCTGGAGCGCTACCGCCTCAACAAGCTGCGCATGCAGCGCCTGGCCTTCTACAGCCGGCAATGCCTGCATGCGCTGCGCGGCCAGCTCCAGATCGACTACGAGCAGTCTCAAGGCTACCTGCAGCTGTTCCGTACCCAGCGCGACCGGGATCTCGCCGAGCCGGCGCTGGCCCTGCTGCGCGAGCACAAGGTTGCGCACCGGCTGGTCGATGCCGACGGCTGCCGGCGCATCGAGCCTGGCCTGACCACCGATACGCCGCTGGCCGGCGGGCTGCATCTCCCCGAGGACGAATCCGGCAATTGCCCGATGTTCGTGCGCCGGCTGCGCGTGCTGGCCGAGGCCGCGGGCGTGCGCTTTGTCATGGACAGCGACGCCAGCGCGCTGCGGCCGTTGCCGGGCGGCAAGCTCTCGCTCGACCTGCGCAGCACCGCTGCCGGCGATGCCCGCAGCGCGCGCGGCGTGCGCGAAACGCTCACCGCCGATCGCGTGCTGGTCAGCGCAGGCATCGCCAGCGCCGCGCTGTTGCGCCCGCTGGGCCTGCGCATCCCCCTCTACCCCGTCAAAGGCTATAGCGCCACCGTGCACGTCAGCGACGAGCTGCAGGCGCCGCTGGGCGCGCTGATGGACGAGTCCTACAAGGTCGCCATCACCCGCATGGGCAACCGCCTGCGCATTGCCGGCACCGCCGAGCTCGGCTCGCGCAAGCTCGACCTGCGCCCCGCGGCCATCAACACCTTGCTCAAGGTGGCGCGCGACTGGTTCCCGGTTGCAGGCCACTATGGCACGGCCACGCTGTGGGCCGGCGCCCGCCCGATGCTGCCCGATGGCCCGCCGCTGATCGGCGCCACGGCCGTGCCCGGGCTGTACCTCAACCTGGGCCACGGCTCCACCGGCTGGGCGATGGCATGCGGCTCCGGGCGCATTGCCGCCGACCTGATCGCAGGCAATCGCCCCGGCATCGACCTGGATGGCCTGACCCCCGACCGCTACGGCTTAGGCCCACGCTGA
- a CDS encoding TRAP transporter large permease codes for MSTVLVSLILLVVMIGFLVIGAWIPVAIAVTSWVGLVVFADRDALVNLANAWWSSSASYTLASLPLFVWMGEILFRTKLSEQMFNGLSPWLNWLPGRLMHVNILGCGIFGSVSGSSAATCATIAKSALPELTRRGYDERVTLGSLSCAGTLGILIPPSITMVVYAVSADVSIIRVFLAGFLPGLLLMLLFSGYIVVWALSNPDKTPKAEAFNWRSRLASIRQLMPCIVLIAFITWIMITGYSTATEAAAYGVVASLALAWVGGSLTRKAFWESLMSATRLTAMIMFVLGATSFLSVTMSFTGIPRALAEWVASMHLSPWALIAVLTVIYILLGTALDGISMIALTTATVLPMVQAAGFDLVWFGIFIVLLVEIAEVTPPVGFNLFVLQSMTGKDSNYIARVSLPFFMMMVVAIGIVTVWPQIVTWLPDVVMQKELK; via the coding sequence ATGAGCACCGTCCTGGTTTCCCTGATCCTGCTGGTGGTGATGATCGGCTTCCTGGTCATCGGCGCGTGGATTCCCGTGGCCATTGCCGTCACCTCCTGGGTGGGGCTGGTGGTGTTTGCCGATCGCGATGCGCTGGTCAACCTGGCCAATGCGTGGTGGTCGTCCAGCGCGTCGTATACGCTGGCCTCGCTGCCGCTCTTCGTGTGGATGGGCGAGATACTGTTTCGCACCAAGCTGTCCGAGCAGATGTTCAACGGGCTCTCGCCGTGGTTGAACTGGCTCCCCGGGCGCCTGATGCACGTCAACATCCTGGGCTGCGGCATCTTCGGCTCGGTGTCGGGCTCGTCTGCCGCCACCTGCGCCACCATCGCCAAGTCGGCGCTGCCCGAGCTGACCCGGCGCGGCTACGATGAGCGCGTGACGCTGGGCTCGCTGTCGTGCGCCGGCACGCTCGGCATCCTGATCCCGCCATCGATCACCATGGTGGTCTACGCGGTATCGGCCGATGTGTCGATCATCCGCGTGTTCCTGGCCGGCTTCCTGCCCGGCCTGCTGCTGATGCTGCTGTTCTCCGGCTACATCGTGGTGTGGGCGCTGTCGAACCCGGACAAGACGCCGAAGGCGGAAGCCTTCAACTGGCGCTCGCGGCTCGCCTCGATCCGCCAGCTGATGCCGTGCATCGTGCTGATCGCCTTTATCACCTGGATCATGATCACCGGCTACTCCACCGCCACGGAAGCGGCCGCCTACGGCGTGGTGGCGTCGCTGGCGCTGGCGTGGGTGGGCGGCTCGCTCACCCGCAAGGCGTTCTGGGAAAGCCTGATGTCGGCCACCCGGCTGACCGCCATGATCATGTTCGTGCTGGGTGCCACCTCGTTCCTGTCGGTGACCATGAGCTTTACGGGCATCCCGCGCGCGCTGGCGGAATGGGTGGCCTCGATGCACCTGTCGCCCTGGGCGCTGATCGCCGTGCTGACCGTGATCTACATCCTGCTGGGCACCGCGCTCGATGGCATCTCCATGATCGCGCTGACCACCGCCACGGTGCTGCCGATGGTGCAGGCCGCGGGCTTCGATCTGGTATGGTTCGGGATATTCATCGTGCTGCTGGTGGAGATCGCCGAGGTGACGCCGCCCGTGGGGTTCAACCTGTTCGTGCTGCAGAGCATGACAGGCAAGGACAGTAACTACATAGCGCGGGTCTCGCTGCCGTTCTTCATGATGATGGTGGTGGCCATCGGCATCGTCACCGTGTGGCCGCAGATCGTCACCTGGCTGCCCGATGTGGTGATGCAAAAAGAGCTGAAGTAA
- a CDS encoding TRAP transporter small permease subunit produces MQATSVNKRWLDRLLDLFAVLGALCILGVCLIMILMSFSRETTFIFKGGDDIVAWLCAASAFLVLGQTFQHGGIVRVEMLLEAVSPRVRWWLELISLTICAVFAAYATWALFSFAWASWEIGDVSQGQIVVPLWIPQSFAVLGCAGFMLAVLDELLRVARKQKPRYQLAQEAKLAAGDFGETV; encoded by the coding sequence ATGCAAGCCACTTCCGTCAACAAGCGCTGGCTGGACCGGCTGCTTGACCTGTTCGCCGTGCTCGGCGCGCTGTGCATCCTCGGGGTCTGCCTGATCATGATCCTGATGTCGTTCTCGCGCGAGACCACGTTTATCTTCAAGGGCGGCGACGACATCGTTGCGTGGCTGTGCGCCGCCTCCGCCTTCCTCGTACTTGGCCAGACCTTCCAGCACGGCGGCATCGTGCGCGTGGAAATGCTGCTGGAGGCCGTCAGCCCGCGCGTGCGCTGGTGGCTGGAGCTGATCTCGCTGACCATCTGCGCGGTGTTCGCCGCCTACGCGACCTGGGCCTTGTTCAGTTTCGCCTGGGCGAGCTGGGAGATCGGCGATGTGTCGCAGGGCCAGATCGTGGTGCCGCTGTGGATTCCGCAGAGCTTTGCGGTGCTGGGCTGTGCCGGCTTCATGCTGGCGGTGCTGGACGAACTGTTGCGCGTGGCGCGCAAGCAAAAGCCGCGCTACCAGCTGGCGCAGGAAGCCAAGCTGGCCGCCGGCGACTTCGGGGAGACCGTCTGA
- a CDS encoding TRAP transporter substrate-binding protein — MLLGGVLATAAVMTSAARADTKWDLPTGYPVSNLHTENLQQMATDVEKATGGKLKIVIHPNGSLLKANEIKRGVQTGQVQMGEILMSLLANENPVFGVDAVPFLATSYQDSYKLWQASRAVTDKVLDKQGMKLLYAVAWPPQGIYANKPINAAADMKGLKWRAYNPATSKIAELVGAQPVTIQAADLAQALATGTVNSFMSSGATGVDTKVWESVKYFYTVDAWLPKNMLVVSKKSFAALDKPTQDALLKTVAEAEKRGWQISEQKTREYLAVLGKNGMTVQPPSPQLKQDMQKLGQVMVEDWAKGAGDDGKAILDAYKK, encoded by the coding sequence ATGTTGCTGGGCGGGGTGCTTGCCACCGCTGCCGTGATGACGTCGGCCGCGCGGGCGGATACCAAATGGGACCTGCCAACCGGCTACCCGGTGAGCAACCTGCACACCGAAAACCTGCAGCAGATGGCCACCGACGTGGAGAAGGCCACGGGCGGCAAGCTCAAGATCGTGATCCATCCCAACGGCTCACTGCTCAAGGCCAACGAGATCAAGCGCGGCGTGCAGACCGGCCAGGTGCAGATGGGCGAGATCCTGATGTCGCTGCTGGCCAACGAGAACCCGGTATTCGGCGTGGATGCGGTGCCCTTCCTGGCGACCAGCTACCAGGACTCCTACAAGCTGTGGCAGGCCTCGCGCGCGGTCACCGACAAGGTGCTGGACAAGCAAGGCATGAAGCTGCTGTACGCGGTGGCCTGGCCACCGCAGGGCATCTACGCCAACAAGCCGATCAACGCCGCGGCCGACATGAAAGGCCTGAAATGGCGCGCGTATAACCCCGCCACCTCCAAGATCGCCGAACTGGTGGGCGCGCAGCCGGTGACCATCCAGGCCGCCGACCTGGCGCAGGCGCTCGCCACCGGCACCGTCAATTCGTTCATGTCCTCGGGCGCCACGGGCGTGGACACCAAGGTCTGGGAGAGCGTGAAGTACTTCTACACCGTCGATGCCTGGCTGCCGAAGAACATGCTGGTGGTCAGCAAGAAGTCCTTTGCCGCGCTGGACAAGCCAACCCAGGATGCCCTGCTCAAGACGGTGGCCGAAGCCGAGAAGCGCGGCTGGCAGATCTCGGAGCAAAAGACACGTGAATACCTGGCCGTGCTCGGCAAGAACGGCATGACGGTGCAGCCGCCCTCGCCCCAGTTGAAGCAAGACATGCAAAAGCTTGGCCAGGTGATGGTGGAAGACTGGGCCAAGGGCGCCGGCGACGACGGCAAGGCCATCCTGGACGCCTACAAGAAGTAG
- a CDS encoding amidase yields MPTDIHTLQTRLRDGAISRADVIAQAAQHAQQPDAHAVFLHTTFDTAAQVAKAADAATRAGKPLHPLAGLPVSVKDLFNIAGEASRAGSPVRSDALAATADATVVRRLRESGAALVGRTNMTEFAFSGVGINPHFGTPVNPADKQVARIPGGSSSGAAVSVALGLAVAGLGSDTGGSIRIPAALCGLTGFKPTARRVPLDGAFPLSYTLDTACAMARTVQDCVLVDSVIADQAVLPVIKAAAGIRLAIPRQVLLDGLDDTVARAFDRALGRLSAAGVQIEHIDLPELAELASINAGGGFTAAEAHAIHRHVLATRREQYDPRVASRIDRGAAMSAADYVDLMRARLDWIARVAARIEGFDAVTCPTVPMVAPPIAPLVADDALFFRTNALLLRNTSAFNFLDGCSISLPCHQPDELPVGLMLSHGALRDAQLLGTAIALESIIKPAA; encoded by the coding sequence ATGCCCACGGATATCCATACATTACAGACAAGACTTCGCGATGGCGCGATCTCCCGCGCCGACGTGATCGCCCAGGCTGCGCAGCACGCGCAGCAGCCGGACGCGCACGCCGTGTTCCTGCACACCACCTTCGACACCGCCGCGCAGGTCGCCAAGGCCGCCGATGCGGCCACCCGGGCGGGCAAGCCGCTGCATCCGCTGGCGGGCCTGCCGGTCTCGGTCAAGGACCTGTTCAACATCGCCGGCGAAGCCTCGCGCGCCGGCTCGCCGGTGCGCAGCGACGCGCTGGCGGCCACGGCCGACGCCACGGTGGTGCGCCGGTTGCGCGAGAGTGGCGCGGCGCTGGTCGGGCGCACCAACATGACCGAGTTCGCCTTCTCGGGCGTGGGCATCAACCCGCATTTCGGCACGCCGGTGAACCCCGCGGACAAGCAGGTCGCGCGCATTCCCGGCGGCTCGTCGTCGGGCGCCGCGGTGTCCGTGGCGCTGGGCCTGGCCGTGGCGGGGCTGGGCAGCGACACCGGCGGCTCCATCCGCATCCCGGCTGCCCTGTGCGGGCTGACCGGCTTCAAGCCGACCGCCCGGCGCGTGCCGCTGGATGGCGCCTTCCCGCTCTCCTATACGCTGGACACCGCCTGCGCCATGGCGCGCACGGTGCAGGATTGCGTGCTGGTGGACAGCGTGATCGCCGACCAGGCGGTGCTCCCCGTCATCAAGGCCGCGGCGGGCATCCGCCTGGCCATTCCGCGCCAGGTCCTGCTCGACGGACTCGATGACACGGTGGCGCGCGCGTTCGACCGCGCCCTCGGCCGGCTGTCCGCGGCCGGCGTGCAGATCGAGCACATCGACCTGCCGGAGCTGGCCGAGCTGGCCAGCATCAACGCCGGCGGCGGCTTCACCGCCGCCGAGGCGCATGCCATCCACCGCCACGTGCTGGCCACGCGGCGCGAACAATACGATCCGCGCGTCGCCTCGCGCATCGACCGCGGCGCGGCCATGAGCGCGGCCGACTACGTGGACCTGATGCGCGCCCGCCTCGACTGGATCGCGCGGGTTGCGGCCCGCATCGAAGGCTTCGACGCCGTGACCTGCCCCACCGTGCCGATGGTGGCGCCGCCGATCGCCCCGCTAGTGGCGGACGACGCGCTGTTCTTCCGCACCAACGCCCTGCTGCTGCGCAATACGTCGGCGTTCAACTTCCTCGATGGCTGCTCCATCTCGCTGCCCTGCCACCAGCCGGACGAGTTGCCCGTGGGCCTGATGCTCTCGCACGGTGCGTTGCGCGACGCGCAACTGCTGGGCACGGCAATTGCATTGGAATCCATCATCAAGCCGGCCGCCTGA
- a CDS encoding winged helix DNA-binding protein encodes MARKPATEPATEPATQPAADQAEVGHAHARSAASALARPPGPNIVSSSHLVSERSPELSEFEFGLNTAYNAYSRWVVRCMGASGVRDLTFLDVLVLHHVNHRARPKRLADICFVLNVEDTHLVTYALKKLQGLALVEGERIGKEATYITTPAGTEACARYREIREQCLTSNFSAGSAENVEIGELARLLRVLTGLYEQAARSATSL; translated from the coding sequence ATGGCGCGTAAGCCAGCAACCGAGCCAGCAACCGAGCCAGCAACTCAGCCAGCCGCCGATCAAGCCGAGGTTGGCCACGCTCACGCCAGATCCGCGGCCAGCGCGCTGGCGCGCCCGCCCGGCCCCAATATCGTTTCGTCCTCGCACCTGGTGTCGGAGCGCAGCCCGGAGCTGTCGGAGTTCGAGTTCGGCCTGAACACGGCCTACAACGCATACAGCCGCTGGGTGGTGCGCTGCATGGGCGCCTCCGGCGTGCGCGACCTGACCTTCCTGGACGTGCTGGTGCTGCATCACGTCAACCACCGGGCGCGTCCCAAGCGGCTCGCCGATATCTGCTTCGTGCTCAACGTCGAGGATACCCACCTGGTCACCTACGCGCTCAAGAAGCTGCAAGGCCTGGCGCTGGTGGAGGGCGAGCGCATCGGCAAGGAAGCCACCTACATCACCACCCCCGCCGGCACCGAGGCCTGCGCGCGCTACCGCGAGATCCGCGAGCAATGCCTGACCAGCAATTTTTCCGCCGGCAGTGCCGAGAACGTCGAGATCGGCGAGCTGGCACGGCTGCTGCGTGTGCTGACCGGCCTGTACGAGCAGGCCGCACGCTCGGCGACGTCCCTGTAG
- a CDS encoding hydantoinase B/oxoprolinase family protein, with amino-acid sequence MPQSLPSSAAVVSDRRRWQFWIDRGGTFTDVVGLQPDGTVVTHKLLSENPEQYSDAAVAGIRHLLGLAPGEPVTPAQVEVVKMGTTVATNALLERKGEPVALFITRGFRDALRIAYQNRPRLFDLSIVLPELLYREVVEVGERLDAQGETVMPLDQAALRADMQRVFDSGIRAIAIVFLHGYRQAAHEQAAARIARETGFTQISVSHQVSPLMKLVSRGDTTVVDAYLSPILRRYVGQVEQQMPGVRLQFMQSSGGLTDAHRFQGKDAILSGPAGGIVGMVRSSHSAGFGRIIGFDMGGTSTDVSHFNGDHPNDFERVFETSVAGVRMRAPMMSIHTVAAGGGSILHFDGSRFRVGPDSAGANPGPASYRRGGPLAVTDCNVMLGKIQPRHFPAVFGPRADAALDRDTVVARFAALAQEVTQATGDQRSAEQVAEGFIEIAVGNMANAIKQISVQRGHDVTGYTLTTFGGAGGQHACLVADALGMQTVFVHPLAGVLSAYGMGLADRTAMRERAVETRLDDSALPALQATLDALASEARQELLEQEVAEAQIDVVRRAHLRYEGTDSALVVPFGTLPAMRAAFDAAYRQRYAFLMQGKPLVVEALSVEAIGSSEPPEEKLPDAQPRCGGPVPAELVRMFSGGAWHDTGLFPRDTLRPGDVLPGPAIIAERNATTVVEPGWQAELTARDHLVLTRAVPRPQRRAMGTDADPVMLEVFNNLFMSIAEQMGQRLQNTAYSVNIKERLDFSCAIFDAGGNLIANAPHMPVHLGSMGESIKTVIARNAGHMADGDVYVLNDPYNGGTHLPDVTVITPVFDEAGAQILFYVGSRGHHADIGGITPGSMPPDSTVVEEEGVMIDNFALVKAGVLDDAGMRALLAGARYPARNIDQNMADLRAQVAANAKGVEELRKMVVQFGLPVVRAYMGHVQDNAEEAVRRVITALKDGAYRYPLDNGAQIQVRVSVDQARREAVVDFTGTSAQLPNNFNAPRAVCMAAVLYVFRTLVSEDIPLNAGCLKPINVIIPEGSMLNPRYPASVVSGNVETSSCITNALYGALGVVAASQGTMNNFTFGNARYQYYETISGGSGAGQGFNGCDVVQTNMTNSRLTDPEVLEWRFPVRLESYEIRPGSGGAGQWHGGNGGIRKVRFLEPMTASILSNNRLHAPFGMAGGEPGAMGRNYVVRGDGSEQALGHVGRCEMKAGDVFVVETPGGGGYGKV; translated from the coding sequence ATGCCACAGTCGCTGCCATCCTCCGCCGCCGTTGTTTCGGACCGTCGCCGCTGGCAATTCTGGATCGATCGCGGCGGCACCTTCACCGATGTGGTGGGGCTTCAGCCGGACGGCACGGTGGTCACGCACAAGCTGTTGTCCGAGAATCCGGAGCAGTACAGCGATGCCGCCGTGGCCGGCATCCGCCACCTGCTGGGGCTGGCGCCGGGCGAGCCGGTCACGCCGGCGCAGGTGGAAGTGGTGAAGATGGGCACCACCGTTGCGACCAATGCCTTGCTGGAGCGCAAGGGCGAGCCGGTGGCGCTGTTCATCACGCGCGGCTTTCGCGATGCGCTGCGCATCGCCTACCAGAACCGGCCGCGCCTGTTTGACCTGAGCATCGTGCTGCCGGAGTTGCTCTACCGCGAAGTGGTGGAGGTGGGCGAGCGCCTGGATGCGCAGGGCGAAACGGTGATGCCGCTCGACCAGGCCGCGCTGCGCGCTGACATGCAGCGCGTGTTCGACAGCGGCATCCGCGCCATTGCCATCGTGTTCCTGCACGGCTACCGCCAGGCGGCGCACGAGCAGGCCGCCGCGCGGATCGCGCGCGAGACCGGCTTTACGCAGATTTCCGTCTCGCACCAGGTGTCGCCACTGATGAAGCTGGTCTCGCGTGGCGACACCACGGTGGTGGACGCCTACCTGTCGCCGATCCTGCGCCGCTATGTCGGGCAAGTGGAGCAGCAGATGCCGGGCGTGCGCCTGCAGTTCATGCAGAGCAGCGGCGGCCTGACCGATGCGCACCGCTTCCAGGGCAAGGACGCCATCCTGTCCGGCCCGGCCGGCGGCATCGTCGGCATGGTGCGCTCGTCGCACAGCGCGGGCTTCGGGCGCATCATCGGCTTCGACATGGGTGGCACGTCGACCGATGTCTCGCACTTCAACGGCGATCATCCCAACGATTTCGAGCGCGTGTTCGAGACCAGCGTGGCGGGCGTGCGCATGCGCGCGCCCATGATGAGCATCCACACGGTGGCCGCTGGCGGCGGCTCCATCCTGCATTTCGACGGCAGCCGTTTCCGTGTCGGCCCCGATTCGGCCGGCGCCAACCCGGGGCCGGCGAGCTACCGGCGCGGCGGCCCGCTGGCGGTGACCGACTGCAATGTCATGCTCGGCAAGATCCAGCCGCGGCATTTCCCCGCGGTGTTCGGCCCACGCGCCGATGCCGCGCTGGACCGCGACACGGTGGTGGCCAGGTTCGCGGCGCTGGCGCAAGAGGTAACGCAGGCGACCGGCGATCAACGCAGCGCCGAGCAGGTGGCCGAAGGCTTCATCGAGATCGCGGTCGGCAACATGGCCAACGCCATCAAGCAGATCTCCGTGCAGCGCGGCCACGACGTGACCGGCTACACACTGACCACCTTCGGCGGCGCCGGCGGGCAGCATGCCTGCCTGGTGGCGGACGCCCTCGGCATGCAGACCGTGTTCGTGCATCCGCTGGCGGGCGTGTTGTCGGCTTACGGCATGGGCCTGGCAGACCGCACCGCCATGCGCGAGCGCGCCGTGGAGACGCGCCTGGACGACAGCGCATTGCCCGCGCTGCAAGCCACGCTCGATGCGCTGGCAAGCGAAGCGCGGCAGGAATTGCTGGAGCAGGAAGTCGCCGAGGCGCAGATCGATGTGGTGCGCCGCGCGCACCTGCGCTATGAGGGCACGGATTCGGCACTGGTGGTGCCGTTCGGCACCTTGCCTGCCATGCGGGCGGCGTTCGATGCCGCGTACCGCCAGCGCTACGCCTTCCTGATGCAGGGCAAGCCCCTGGTCGTGGAAGCACTGTCGGTGGAAGCCATCGGCAGCAGCGAGCCACCCGAGGAGAAGCTGCCCGACGCGCAGCCGCGCTGCGGCGGCCCCGTGCCGGCGGAACTGGTGCGCATGTTCAGCGGCGGCGCCTGGCATGACACTGGCCTGTTCCCGCGCGATACGCTGCGCCCCGGCGACGTGCTGCCGGGTCCGGCCATCATCGCCGAGCGCAACGCCACCACGGTGGTCGAGCCCGGCTGGCAGGCTGAGCTGACCGCGCGCGACCACCTGGTGCTGACCCGCGCGGTGCCGCGTCCCCAGCGGCGCGCCATGGGCACCGACGCCGATCCGGTCATGCTGGAAGTGTTCAACAACCTGTTCATGTCGATCGCCGAGCAGATGGGCCAGCGGCTGCAGAACACGGCGTACTCGGTCAACATCAAGGAGCGGCTCGACTTCTCCTGCGCCATCTTCGATGCCGGCGGCAACCTGATCGCCAATGCCCCGCACATGCCGGTGCACCTGGGCTCGATGGGCGAGAGCATCAAGACGGTGATCGCGCGCAATGCCGGACACATGGCCGATGGCGATGTCTACGTGCTCAACGACCCGTACAACGGCGGCACGCACCTGCCGGACGTGACGGTGATCACGCCGGTCTTCGACGAGGCTGGCGCGCAGATCCTCTTCTACGTCGGCTCGCGCGGCCACCACGCCGATATCGGCGGCATCACGCCGGGCTCGATGCCGCCGGACTCCACGGTGGTGGAGGAAGAGGGCGTGATGATCGACAACTTTGCGCTGGTGAAGGCCGGCGTGCTCGACGATGCCGGCATGCGCGCACTGCTGGCGGGCGCGCGCTACCCGGCCCGCAATATCGACCAGAACATGGCTGACCTGCGCGCCCAGGTGGCAGCCAACGCCAAGGGCGTGGAGGAGCTGCGCAAGATGGTGGTGCAGTTCGGCCTGCCGGTGGTGCGCGCCTATATGGGCCATGTGCAGGACAACGCCGAAGAAGCCGTGCGCCGCGTCATCACCGCGCTGAAGGATGGCGCCTATCGCTACCCGCTCGACAATGGCGCGCAAATCCAGGTCCGCGTGAGCGTGGACCAGGCCAGGCGCGAAGCCGTGGTGGACTTCACCGGCACTTCGGCGCAACTGCCCAACAACTTCAATGCGCCGCGCGCGGTCTGCATGGCGGCCGTGCTCTACGTGTTCCGCACGCTGGTCAGCGAGGACATCCCGCTCAATGCCGGCTGCCTCAAGCCGATCAACGTGATCATCCCCGAAGGCTCCATGCTCAATCCACGCTATCCGGCCTCGGTGGTGTCTGGCAATGTGGAAACGTCCTCGTGCATCACCAACGCGCTGTATGGCGCGCTGGGCGTGGTGGCGGCCAGCCAGGGCACCATGAACAATTTCACGTTCGGCAACGCGCGCTACCAGTACTACGAGACCATCTCCGGCGGCAGCGGCGCGGGGCAGGGTTTCAACGGCTGCGACGTGGTGCAGACCAATATGACCAACTCGCGCCTGACCGATCCGGAGGTGCTGGAATGGCGCTTCCCGGTGCGTCTGGAGAGCTATGAGATCCGGCCTGGCTCGGGTGGCGCGGGGCAGTGGCATGGCGGCAACGGCGGCATCCGCAAGGTGCGCTTCCTGGAGCCGATGACGGCGTCGATCCTGTCCAACAACCGCTTGCATGCGCCGTTCGGCATGGCCGGCGGCGAGCCCGGCGCGATGGGCCGCAACTACGTGGTGCGGGGTGACGGGAGCGAGCAAGCGCTGGGCCATGTCGGGCGTTGCGAGATGAAAGCGGGCGATGTCTTCGTGGTGGAAACGCCGGGAGGCGGGGGCTACGGCAAGGTGTAA